The bacterium genome includes a region encoding these proteins:
- the meaB gene encoding methylmalonyl Co-A mutase-associated GTPase MeaB, with protein MGVFSDQELIDGVVKGDIRAIARFITLAENRVPRARHLLTKLPNRKKSAHVIGVTGSPGAGKSSLVDQLAYEWASEGKRVAVIAIDPSSPFSGGAVLGDRIRMVSALAKDSVFVRSMATRGALGGISRGTHDALLILQSAPFDVIIIETVGVGQAEVDIVRSADTCCVVLVPGMGDSVQSLKAGILEIADLFIINKSDLFGADILEKDLHVLLSLVEVQPDGWIPPIVRTVATKSEGITAARQSMSEHKSWLHSSKLGQRRAADLTEQRLLQLFLDDIREEIELSCQDILKDSAIQLVKREITFPEAFERLYATYRDQSSKKEKG; from the coding sequence ATGGGAGTTTTTTCAGATCAAGAACTTATTGATGGGGTGGTCAAGGGCGATATTCGAGCGATCGCGCGTTTTATAACGCTTGCTGAGAATCGTGTTCCACGAGCTCGACACCTTTTAACAAAACTCCCAAATCGTAAGAAAAGTGCGCATGTCATAGGGGTTACAGGTTCCCCCGGGGCAGGGAAATCAAGCCTTGTTGATCAGCTTGCCTATGAGTGGGCGTCTGAGGGAAAACGGGTAGCAGTTATAGCGATTGATCCCTCGAGTCCATTCTCTGGTGGTGCGGTATTGGGTGATAGAATACGGATGGTCTCTGCCTTAGCGAAGGATTCTGTATTTGTTCGAAGTATGGCAACTCGAGGAGCGCTTGGGGGTATTAGTCGTGGTACCCATGATGCCTTATTGATTCTGCAAAGTGCGCCTTTTGACGTAATTATCATTGAAACGGTTGGTGTAGGGCAGGCGGAGGTCGATATCGTTCGAAGTGCTGATACGTGTTGCGTAGTATTGGTCCCTGGGATGGGAGATAGTGTGCAGTCACTTAAGGCAGGAATCTTGGAGATAGCGGATCTCTTTATTATTAATAAAAGCGATCTGTTTGGTGCGGATATTCTCGAGAAAGACCTGCATGTCTTATTGAGTCTTGTTGAAGTTCAGCCAGATGGTTGGATTCCTCCGATTGTTAGAACGGTTGCCACTAAAAGTGAGGGAATAACTGCTGCAAGACAGTCGATGTCTGAGCACAAGAGTTGGCTTCATTCGAGCAAGCTGGGACAGCGTCGGGCCGCTGATCTCACGGAGCAGCGGCTACTTCAGTTGTTTCTGGATGATATTCGAGAAGAGATTGAGCTCTCGTGCCAGGATATTTTGAAAGACTCTGCGATTCAGCTCGTAAAAAGAGAAATAACCTTTCCTGAAGCGTTTGAGAGGCTCTATGCCACTTATCGGGATCAATCAAGTAAGAAGGAGAAAGGCTAA
- a CDS encoding DUF59 domain-containing protein, producing the protein MQRKISVITEEEIIAVLQTIEDPDLFLDLWFLGLIYDIRIDERTVEIDMTFTTPLCPSGPTLVEQVRSEVCKLEEVDEVEVRVVFEPPWKPNEEVKALMGLV; encoded by the coding sequence CTGCAAAGGAAAATTTCTGTGATTACAGAAGAGGAGATCATAGCAGTCTTACAAACGATCGAAGATCCAGATTTGTTTTTGGATCTGTGGTTTCTAGGACTGATTTACGATATCCGAATTGATGAACGAACCGTTGAGATTGATATGACCTTTACTACACCGCTTTGCCCATCAGGCCCAACATTAGTGGAGCAGGTGCGTTCTGAAGTGTGTAAGCTTGAGGAGGTCGACGAGGTCGAAGTGCGAGTTGTTTTTGAACCTCCATGGAAGCCGAATGAGGAGGTAAAAGCTCTCATGGGTCTTGTTTAG